Within the Cyanobium sp. ATX 6F1 genome, the region GGGCGATTCGTGTTGGCCTGGAAGCGGCGCCTGAGCCACAGCGACACATACACCAGCGCCACTAGCACCGGCACCTCGATCAAGGGGCCGATCACCCCGGCCAGGGCCTGGCGGGAGCTGACCCCCCAGACGCTGATGCTCACGGCGATGGCCAGCTCGAAGTTGTTACCAGCGGCGGTGAAGGCAAGCGTCGCTGTTTTCGCATAGCTGAGGCCGCTGCGCCGGCCCACCGCGAAGGCCACGGTCCACATGACTGCGAAGTAGAGCACCAAAGGCACGGCCACCCTGGCCACCGTGAGCGGATCGGAGGTGATCGCCTGACCCTGCAGGGCGAACATCACCACGATCGTGAACAGCAGGCCGTAGAGCGCGAAGGGGCTGATCCAGGGGATGAAGCGCTGCTCGTACCAGCGGGGGCCCTTGAGGCGCAGCCCGATCCGCCGGCTGAGGTAGCCCGCGGCCAGCGGCAGCCCCAGGAACACCAGCACCGCCTTGGCGATCTCCGCCATCGAAAAGGCCACATCCTGGGTGGCCAGGCCCAGCCAGCCGGGGAGGATCTTCAGATAGAACCCGCCCAGAAGGGCGTAGGCCAGCACCTGCACGATCGAATTGATCGCCACCAGCAGGGCCGCCGCTTCCCGATCGCCCTGGGCCAGATCGATCCAGATCAGCACCATGGCGATGCAGGGAGCCAGGCCGATCAGGATCAGCCCGGTGCGGAACGCCGGCTGACCCGGAAGAAAGATCCAGGCCAGGGCGAACATCAGCGCCGGTCCCAGGCCCCACACCAGCAGCAACGACAGCCGCAGCAGGCGCCGGTCCCGCGCCGCCCGGCCCAGCTCCTCGTAGTGCACCTTCGCCAGCACCGGGTACATCATCAGCAGCAGTCCCAGGGCGATCGGCAGGGAGGTGTTTCCGATCCTCACGGCATCGAGCACCCCCTGGATGGCTGGGAAGAAGCGGCCCAGCAGCAGGCCGCCGGCCATCGCCAACAGGATCCAGAGCGGCAGGAATCGATCCAGCAGCGACAGCCTGGCCAGCACGGCACGTTCTTCAGGAGCCGGGCCGCTCACGTGCAAGGAGCGGCGGGCTTGCCGCACTGGGCGCCCAGCTCCGCCAGCCAACTGCGCAGCTGTTCGATCGCTTCTGGGCGCAGGCTGTAGTAGATCCAGCGGCCCTCCTGCCGATCGGCGAGCAGCCCCGCCTCCTTGAGCACTTTGAGGTGGAAGGAGAGCTTCGACTGGGCCAGCCCGAGATCGGCGGTGAGATCGCAGACGCAGCGCTCGCCGCCGCCCAGGGCCTCAATCACCTGCAGGCGCAGCGGCTCGGCGAGGGCCCTGAGGAGTGCCCGGGCCTGCTCGGACTGGAGGGGTGGGCTGGCAACAGCCCCTGGATCGGCCATGTGATCGGCAACACGTCTTGAATCAACTCTAGTTGATCTATGGTCAGAGCACCGCAGGCTTTCCGAATGAAGATCGGCATCAATGGATTCGGTCGCATCGGCCGCCTGGTGTTCCGCGCCCTCTGGGGCCGCCCTGGCATTGAGCTGGTGCACGTCAATGACCCGGCGGGAGACGCCGCCGCCGCGGCTCATTTGCTTGAGTTCGACTCGGTGCATGGCCGCTGGCCCCTTGCTGTGGAAGCTGGCGGGGCAGGCTTCCTTGTTGGGAATCAGTCCGTGGGCTATAGCCAGCAGAAGGATCCCACCGCCGTGCCCTGGCTTGAGGCCGATGTGGATCTGGTACTCGAATGCAGCGGCAAGATCAAAACCCCCGAAACCCTCGAGCCCTACTTCTCCCTGCCCGGCCTCAAGCGCGTGATCGTGGCCTGCCCAGTCAAGGGGGTGATCGCCGGAGAAGAAGCACTCAACATCGTCTATGGCGTCAATCACCACCTCTACGACCCCATCCGCCACCGCCTGCTGACCGCCGCTTCGTGCACCACCAATTGCCTCGCACCGGTGGTGCAGGTGGTGCAGGAAAGCTTCGGCATCCGCCACGGTTCGATCACCACCCTGCACGATGTGACCAACACCCAGGTGGTGGTGGATGCCTTCAAAAGCGACCTGCGTCGGGCCCGGTCCTGCCTGCAATCACTGATCCCCACCACCACCGGTTCGGCGCGGGCGATTGGGATGATCTTCCCTGAACTGCAGGGCAAGCTCAACGGCCATGCCGTGCGGGTGCCGCTGCTCAATGCCGCCCTCACCGATGCGGTGTTCGAGTTGCAGCAGGAGGTGAGCACTGAGCAGGTGAACGCCGCCTTCGAGGCCGCCGCCAACGGCCCCTTGCAGGGAATCCTGGGCTATGAAACCCGGCCGCTGGTGTCGATCGACTACGTCAACGATTCGCGCAGCGCCATCGTTGATGGCCTTTCGACGATGGTGATCAATGGCACCCAGCTCAAGGTTTACGCCTGGTACGACAACGAGTGGGGCTACAGCTGCCGGATGGCAGATCTGGCCTGCCACGTGGCTGCGTTGGAACGTGAAGCCCTGGAGGGTGCCGCCCGATGAAACACCTCACGGGATTGCAGCAGTACGCGGTCGTGACGGCCAACTACTGGGCCTTCACCCTCACCGATGGGGCCCTGCGCATGCTCGTGGTGTTCCACTTCCACCAGCTCGGCTACTCCACCCTGGAGATCGCCTTTCTGTTTCTCTTCTACGAATTCTTCGGAATCATCACGAACCTCTACGGCGGCTGGCTGGGGGCCCGCTTCGGGCTGCGGCTCACCCTCTGGGCCGGAACGCTCATGCAGGTGGCGGCCCTGCTGATGCTGATTCCGGTGGCCGACGACTGGCCGCGCTGGTGGAGCGTGGCCTACGTGATGGTGGCCCAGGCGATCAGCGGCATCGCCAAGGACCTCAACAAGATGAGTGCCAAGAGCGCCATCAAGACGGTGGTGGCGGAAACCCCCGAGGACCCCAGCAGGGGCGAGAACCAGCTGTTCAAATGGGTGGCGATCCTCACCGGCTCCAAAAACGCCCTTAAGGGGGTGGGCTTCTTCCTTGGCGGCCTGCTGCTCACCACGATCGGCTTCAGTGCGGCCGTTGGGGCCATGGCCGCCGGTCTGTTTCTTTCCTTTCTGATGACTTTGGTGCTGCCCGGCGAGATCGGCCGCATGAAGGAGAAGCCCGCCATCACGGCCCTGTTCTCCAAATCGAAGGGCATCAATGTGCTGTCGCTGGCTCGCTTCTTCCTGTTCGGCGCTCGTGATGTCTGGTTCGTGGTGGCCCTGCCGGTCTTCCTGCAGGCGGCCCTGGGTTGGAAGTACTGGGAGGTGGGCGGTTTCATGGGCCTGTGGGTGATCGGCTACGGGATCATTCAGGCCTCGGCCCCGGCCCTGCGGCGCAGCTGGGGGAAGAGTGCGCCTCCGGGAGTGTCCGCCGTGCAGTTCTGGAGCGCCGTGCTGACGGCCATCCCCGCTCTGATCGCGATCAGCCTGTGGCGCGACGTGAGCAACCCCGGCATCGCCGTGGTGGTGGGCCTGGCGGCCTTTGGGGCCGTGTTCGCGATGAATTCCTCGATTCACA harbors:
- the arsJ gene encoding organoarsenical effux MFS transporter ArsJ, with the translated sequence MKHLTGLQQYAVVTANYWAFTLTDGALRMLVVFHFHQLGYSTLEIAFLFLFYEFFGIITNLYGGWLGARFGLRLTLWAGTLMQVAALLMLIPVADDWPRWWSVAYVMVAQAISGIAKDLNKMSAKSAIKTVVAETPEDPSRGENQLFKWVAILTGSKNALKGVGFFLGGLLLTTIGFSAAVGAMAAGLFLSFLMTLVLPGEIGRMKEKPAITALFSKSKGINVLSLARFFLFGARDVWFVVALPVFLQAALGWKYWEVGGFMGLWVIGYGIIQASAPALRRSWGKSAPPGVSAVQFWSAVLTAIPALIAISLWRDVSNPGIAVVVGLAAFGAVFAMNSSIHSYMVLAYTDAESVSLNVGFYYMANAAGRLVGTLLSGALFLVGGLQACLWASCLLVALAFLSGIRLPPPMRQQLEAA
- a CDS encoding ArsR/SmtB family transcription factor, with protein sequence MADPGAVASPPLQSEQARALLRALAEPLRLQVIEALGGGERCVCDLTADLGLAQSKLSFHLKVLKEAGLLADRQEGRWIYYSLRPEAIEQLRSWLAELGAQCGKPAAPCT
- a CDS encoding ArsJ-associated glyceraldehyde-3-phosphate dehydrogenase, encoding MKIGINGFGRIGRLVFRALWGRPGIELVHVNDPAGDAAAAAHLLEFDSVHGRWPLAVEAGGAGFLVGNQSVGYSQQKDPTAVPWLEADVDLVLECSGKIKTPETLEPYFSLPGLKRVIVACPVKGVIAGEEALNIVYGVNHHLYDPIRHRLLTAASCTTNCLAPVVQVVQESFGIRHGSITTLHDVTNTQVVVDAFKSDLRRARSCLQSLIPTTTGSARAIGMIFPELQGKLNGHAVRVPLLNAALTDAVFELQQEVSTEQVNAAFEAAANGPLQGILGYETRPLVSIDYVNDSRSAIVDGLSTMVINGTQLKVYAWYDNEWGYSCRMADLACHVAALEREALEGAAR
- the arsB gene encoding ACR3 family arsenite efflux transporter encodes the protein MLARLSLLDRFLPLWILLAMAGGLLLGRFFPAIQGVLDAVRIGNTSLPIALGLLLMMYPVLAKVHYEELGRAARDRRLLRLSLLLVWGLGPALMFALAWIFLPGQPAFRTGLILIGLAPCIAMVLIWIDLAQGDREAAALLVAINSIVQVLAYALLGGFYLKILPGWLGLATQDVAFSMAEIAKAVLVFLGLPLAAGYLSRRIGLRLKGPRWYEQRFIPWISPFALYGLLFTIVVMFALQGQAITSDPLTVARVAVPLVLYFAVMWTVAFAVGRRSGLSYAKTATLAFTAAGNNFELAIAVSISVWGVSSRQALAGVIGPLIEVPVLVALVYVSLWLRRRFQANTNRPAITTP